The Haliaeetus albicilla chromosome 11, bHalAlb1.1, whole genome shotgun sequence sequence CCCCCGATATTCAGCCCCACCCCAATAATTCCCCCTTCAACCTCCCCGGCGTGCAGAGGACCCAGGCATCCAAGCCACCCCCGcggggggcactggggagccccaggCTGTACAATGACAGGAACCGCTCCCCCTGCAACGGCTGACACTGCAGCGAACGTAACAGCCGGTACCCCCCTCCCAAAAGGAGGCGGGAGGGGACACAGAGCCCCCTCAGATGTGCCGTGCGGGCGGCGAAGCTCCCCCCCACTCCGCACACGGCTCCATCCTGAGCCGGAGGAAGGGGCAGGGACCCGAAACGGCACGGCGGGGACGCAGAAGCCCCGGGGTGCCCCACTCCGGAGGGAGCCagaccgccccccccccccccggccccgtcGCGGGCGGGAGAGAGATCGGGGCCGCCccgggccggcggggggggtgAGGCCCagccccgcccgcccgccccgcggtTCGCTCCCGGCCGCGCCCGCCCGGGCCGCGCTTACCGTCTCGTGCGGCTCCATGCGGATCTTGAAGGTCTGCTGCTGCAGCGTCTTCAGCGTCACGGTCACCGCCATggcgcggcggcggctcctcccGGCGGCCCCACAACATGCAACTCACGCCGCCGCCATCTTAGGCGCCCCGCCGCTTCCGCCACGTGACGCGCGGCCGGAATTGCGTCACCGCGCGGGCTTACCCGCCTTCGCCTCCGTCACGTGACGCTGGGACGGGCGCGGCCCCGTCACGTGAGGCGTGCGGCCGCACAAAATGGCGGTGTCGCTGGGAAGATGGCGCGGGCGGAGGAATCAGAGTGGAGGCGGCGGCCGGGACGAGCGTTAATTTAATAGAAACCAGATCGCGACACCCGTACAGTCACGTGCGCCCGCGGAGCCGCACCCCCCGCCGGTACCGGGGGCGttctcaccccccacccccacccccccgcccccgcggtACCACACCCGGCACCATTCCTGAGTCCTTGCCCCGcggggggcccggcccggcccccaCTCccgcggccgggcgggcggcggcgcccaTAGAAAAGAGTCCAGGTCTCACAGAGACATTACGGtcccgccccggggccggccAGGCCACACCGCCCCTCACAGCTCATCCCGCGGGGCCACCTCCTCAGCCTCGGCCTCAGGCTCCTCCTcgtcgtcctcctcctcctcatccccgtccccctcctcatccccctcctcctccttctgctgcttctcctcctcctcctgcttcttccGCTGCTCCTCATCCTGCTGCtccttcatcttcctctctgcctcctgcGGGACACAGCAGAGGTCACTGGGGGTCAgcggggggggtcccagggtgcAACCCCATCCCCTCCCCTACCTTGGTAGCCCCCCAGGTCTCATTCCCGATCTCCTCTGCCAGCTTCTCGTCATCCGTGATGAGGAAGTTATCAAAGATGGTGCCAGACTTCACCTGTGGGGGATGGCAGGGTCAGGGGGGAGCACACAGGACCCAGCAGGGGGGTCTCCACCACACCACCCACCTGCCAGAGGTCAAGGCCGATGACCCCAAAGCTGTCATAGGCGTAGAGGTGGGGGTCAGGGCTGTACTCAGGGTTGTCGATCTCAGGGTGCACCCACTTCCCCTTGTAGTCAGGATTGTCAATCTGCTGGGGCCTCCACTCGCcctgggacacacacacacacacacaccaggaTGGGTCAGGCAGGCATCAGGAGGCACAGCCCATGCCCTGgagacccccccagaccccagcCTCACCTTGTACTCAGGGTTCTGGATGACAGGGGGCTCCCACTCCCCATCCATCTCCTCATCCCAGTCCTCTGGCTTCTTGGCATCAGGGTCAGGGATATGCTCTGGCTTGTCCCAGTCCTGGGGGGGCCGAGCAGGGTCAGGGTACTGCCATGCCCCCTGCCCCaagccccctccccccacccccagagcCCTCCCCCCACCTCAGGCTTGGTGTCCTCGGGGTCATCAATCTTGGCCCGCTCATCCCAGTCATCAGGTTTCCGGGCCTCAGGGTCCTTGATCTTCCTGGGGGGCAGGAAGTCCCAGTCCTCCTCCAGGCTGCCTGATTCCACCCGCCCATTGTCGATTTTCACCTCATAGGTGTTGTCAGGCCGGACCACCAGCGTGTAGAGGTGGGTGAACTCATCATCCTGCAGGGACGGGCAGCTCAGCAGGGTCCAGGACATCCCCCCCACCCGGGGCAGGGCCCAGcccctcacacacaccccccacctTGCAGCGGATGTCCTTGTTGATCAGGACATTCTTCCCCTTGTAGTTGAAGATGACATGGACCTTCTTGGTGCCAGGGCCGCAGATATCGGGGCCTGGGGAGGATaggggggtgaggggggccCCCTGCACACTGCCACAGGGGGCCatggcggggcagggggggcagggacCCACCAAACATGATGTTGTACTCCGAGTCACCATGCATGTCCTCCTGGTTCAGGCTGGCCGGGAAGAGCTTGACATAGCCACCACCACAGTCGATGTTCTGCTCATGCTTCACTGTGAACTGCACCACCAGTGTCTTGTCCCGGTTGCTGAAGGGCTCAAAGCGGGAGGAGATGGCGTAGAACCGGGCATCCTGGCTTGTCTGGATCCCTGTGGGATATGGGTGTGTTGGGGCAAGGGAACGCCCAGTCCCAGGGGTCCccacccagcacagcccagctgtCCCCCTCACCTTTGTCCTTCTCAGCATCACCGTAAAACTTCCCAGCAGTGAGGACGAACCGGCCATAGTCAGGCTTGTGCTTCGATTCCACCCACCGGCGGGTCCAGGCATCTGCAGGAAAGGAGTACTCAGGACCCCAAGCCCCGTCCCCACAGCTGGGGAATCTGTTCtgcacctgccccccccccgccccaatgCAGAGCCAGAAGCAGGGCAGGTCCCAGCTGGGCCCATCACACTCCAGAGGAGCCCATCAAGAAGGGCTGCCCACCTGCACCCACAGCCAGAGCTGGGGATCCCCACATTGCTCCTCTTCCCAGTGCTGGGTGCCCCAGAGGGAGCTCAAGTCTTGGGGTGTCTTTTGGTGTGGGGCTGCAGAAGGATTTGGGATACTAGGGAAGGACAAACCCCCAGCACAAGCCACCTCTTCCCTGGCCTCCCCACATGGGAAACAGCCAAATGTCATCCTCCAGTGAGGAGCCCCTACCCCTTAGGGGGCCCCCACTCCTGGCAGCCCCCATCCACTGCCTCTCTGGCCTCCCAAGCTGGGGGGGCCTCTCAGCCCCCTGTATCCTCCCAGGGCCTCATTCCCCAGGCCAGGGCAGACCTCTACACAAAGTTCTCCCCAGGAACCCCCATTCAAGTGGGCCCTGAtcccttcctctgtctttctGCTGACCCCCACCCCTCTCCTAGATATCTCAGCTCCCCTTATCTCTCCCAGCTCTACCCGAGGACTGACCCAGAGCCCTCAGCAACACCCCCCAATGACCCCTACCCTTCTCAGACCCAGTCCTTCATCTGCCATATAACCCCCATCCTCCCCAGCACAGGTGAgaccccctaacccccccctTCCTGTACTCCCCCCATAACCAGGACACCTGCTACCATAGGCCCTGCCCTGCAGCTCAGGGGAGGCCTCCTGGCTCCCCCATGTCCTCCCTCACCTCAGGGAACTCCCTGGGTCATCACAGCCACCTCCCTCACCTCAGGGAAGTCCCTCTCAAGTCTCTATACCTCAGGAGACcctcccccagcctccccccatCTCAAGAACCTGCCCTAGGTCCCCTTCACTTCAGGGGACCCCACGGATCCCTACAGGCCCCACCCTCACCTCAACCCTCTCCCGCCTAAGGCACCCCCGGCCCGAaccccccccctcacctccGTCACCGAACTCCTCCCGGAAGAACTGGGTGGGCCCAGCCGCCGCCAGCGCCAGGAGGGCGCCGAGCGCGACAGGGAGGCTGAGGCGGCTCATGGCGGCGGTCCCACACGGCACGGCCCGGTCGCTCACTCCCtcccggcccggcggcgcccGGCACTGCGGAGGGGAGTGGCGGCGGGGCCGCTTTTTATACGCCCGCCGCCCTTcggcccgcccccggccccggcccatTGGCCCGCGCCCGCACAGGGCCCGCTCCCATTGGCCGGCCGCCCGCTGGCCGGCGGCGACGGTGCCCCCGAACGTTGGCGTCCCAGATGGCCGCTTCCCATTGGCTGAGCGCGACGGCCAATGAGGAGCGACCACGCGTTCGGAGGGAGACGCCCCCCCTCCCGCGCGCTCCTGTCCTCCCTCCGTGGGGTGCATCACCGCAGTCACGTGGGGCCAGGCTCTCTTAAAGGACCCGGCCTTCTGCGGACCACGTGGGGGGCGGTGCTCGCCATCCCATAGTGGCACCGGGAAGAGGGTTGGGTTACTGACATGGCAGGGGAATGCGGGGGGTGGGCGGGTGGGACACTCAGGACAGGGGGTCTCCTTCTGGTGTCAGGGATTTATGACCTAATACAAAATTGTGATGCAATGATGATGCAGTATGGCCCAATGATGTCATAGCACATGCGAAACCCAGGAAGGTGCAGGCCAGGGGGCTGTGCTAATGAAGCTCTGGTGTCCCCCGGATTTGGCCCCAAGGGCCATCATCATGGCGACAGAGGGCCTGGAGTCAGTGGCAATGGGCCAGCAGCAATGGGCCAGCAAACCGGGACGGTCGTTGCCATGGTGACGGGTCTGGGGGGCGACGAGGGCCTCACTGGTGCTGCCACCAGCGCTCCCTGGCACAGGGTGGGGCAGGGAACTGGCCTGCCACTGCACGGGGACCCTCGCAGGCCCAGGGTGTACGCGGGGGTACGTGGTAAAGTCGCCTAGCGCCTCATGGCGTCACTCTGCAGCCTCACGACGTCACAGCCCTCCCGCAGCACCTGACAGTCTCCCCGTCCCAAAGGCACCTGTGGCCCCTGCCACGCTCAAGATGGTGCCTCGCCACACTCAAGATGGCGCCCGCAGCGCCCCGCCCGGCGCCGGCGCTTCCGGCCGGCGCGGGGAGCGCTTCCGGTCGCCGCGATGTCGCCGAGCGTGGCCGAACTGCTGCTGCAGCGGCTGgagcgggaggcggcggggcccgATGGCGGCCTCTGCAGCTTGGAGGCGGCCGCCGCGCTCGGCCTCGACCACCAGACGCTCGTGGGCGCCGTCAAGAGCCTGCAGGCGCTGGGGGAGGTAGGAGCGCCGgggcagcggggacagggcGGCGCACGGGAGCCCCAGGGTGCCGGTGCCGGAGCTGACTCCAGTGCTGGTGGCGGTGCCGGTCCCGGTGCCCGTAGGTGATCGAGGCGGAGGCGCGGGCAGCCACGCGGTGGGAGCTGAGCCCCGAGGGTGCGGAGGTGCTGCGGGACGGCAGCGCCGAGGTGCGGCTCTTCCGGAGCCTCCCGGCGGAGGGGCTGCCCCAGAGCGAAGCCATGGTGAGAccgggggcagcggggggggggggtcgtcGGCGGGTACCGGGTCCCTCACTGCTGCCCTGTCCCCGCAGAAGCTGCCCGGCGGCTCGGTGGGCTTCAGCAAGGCCATGGCCAACAAGTGGCTGCGCCTGGAGAAGGGGGCACCGGGTGGCCCCCGTGTCTTCCGCGCTGtgagttttggggggggctggacGGGGGTCCCTTGCAGCCAGGAGTGTCCCGGGGGGGACAGATGGGGGTCCTCTGGAGCCAGGAGTGTcccgggggggctgctgggggtccctgttggagctgtccccagcccccttGGTCCCTCGGAGGGGTCTGTGCCCCaccttgtccccatccccggtCGCCCCGTGACGCGGCCATCCCTGTCCCCGGTGCCCCGCAGGTGGCAGAGGTGCAGGACGGGGTGCAGCAAAGCCTGCGCCGGGTGCAGCAGGGGGAGGCCGAGAGCCTGCCTGAGCGCGACCGTGCCGAGCTCAAGAGGaggaagctgctgctggaagtgTGAGCTGGGCGGGGGGGCTCGTGGGGGGGGACAGGTTTGGGAGcacccccctgaccccccccctcATCCCCCCCAGCACTCTCAAGTCCTACTGGATCCGCAAGGGCAGCGCCTTCAGCACCGAGGTGGCGCGGCAGGAGACAGAGCTGACACCGGAGATGATCGCCACGTGAgtatcggggggggggggggggacacagccctGCTGTGACCCCCCAACCCCCGCATGACCCCCCGACCCCACCCACAGAGGGTCCTGGCAGCAGCGACCCTTCAAGCCCTACAACTTCTCAGCACTGGGGCTGCCACCCGCCTGTGGCCACCTCCACCCCCTGCTGAAGGTGCGCTCCCAGCTCCGCCAGATCTTCCTGGAGATGGGGTGagtggggggcctgggggggggcacccaggggggCCCTGGCCGGGGGCCACAACCCCCCTGACACTGTGGCCCCCAGGTTCACAGAGATGCCAACCGACAACTTTGTGGAGAGCTCTTTCTGGAACTTTGATGccctcttccagccccagcagcacccagcccgTGACCAGCACGACACCTTCTTCCTgcagggtgggtgctgggggtgggggatacAGGGGTGCCCCCCAGACCCCACTGACTTCCCCCCTCGTGTCTGTGCCCCCCTCCAGACCCCGCCGAGGCCCCTGAGCTGCCCGCCGGCTACACGGCCAAAGTGAAGAAGGTCCACTCGCAGGGAGGCTACGGCTCGCAGGGGTGAGGGTGAGACCTTGGGCCGGGGGCAGGTGGGgggctgtgccccccacccccaggctgtgcccccccccccaactgaGCCGCCCCCTCAGGTACAAGTATGAGTGGCGGCTGGAGGAGGCGCGGAGGAACCTGCTGCGCACCCACACAACGTCTGCCAGCGCCCGTGTGCTCTACCAGCTGGCCCGCCAGGTGGGACAGGtttgggggggcacaggggagcTTGGGAGGGGGGATCCTGCCTGACCCCACCCCTCCTTTGCCACCCCCCAGGAGAAGTTCTCCCCAGTGAAGTACTTCTCCATTGACCGGGTCTTCCGCAATGAGAGCCTGGACGCCACTCACCTGGCCGAGTTCCACCAGGTGGAGGGGGTGGTGGCCGACCGTGGCCTCACCCTTGGCCACCTCATGGGCACTCTCCGGCAATTCTTCACCAAGCTGGGtagggggggcactgggggggtcacctggggggggttggggctCCCCAGGGCCCCCCTCACCCCTCTCCGTTCCCAGGCATCACTCAGCTGCGCTTCAAGCCGGCCTATAACCCCTACACGGAGCCCAGCATGGAGGTGTTCAGCTACCACAAGGGTGAGGGGGGCCCTGGGGGTCTGCATGGGCCACCCCCATGGAGcagggggggtcctgggggtctgCGTGGGCCCCCAAAGGAGCCCCAGGGTCTGTGTGTGCACCCACAGAACTGGGAGGGACCCCATAGTCTGCACATGCACCCACAGAGCACAGGAGAACTTGGATGACTTTTTGGGGTGGCAGCCAGCTTAGCCTCATTCTCTCCCCTATGGAGTGGGGGCCTTTGGGATACCCCTGTagggtgggggggggttctGGGATGGCCCTGTGGGGTGGGGGTCAGCCTGGCCTCAGTGtctcccggggggggggggcctttGGGGTGTTCCTATGGCAGAGGGGGTCTCTGGGGTTCTGATATGGGGTGGCCTGGTCTCACTCCCTCTGAGGTAGGGGGTCTCTGGGGTGCCCCATGAGCAGGGCCCCTGTCTCACCCCTGTGGGGTGGGGgcccccacctgccccccaGGACTGAAGAAGTGGGTAGAGGTGGGGAACTCGGGGGTCTTCCgccctgagctgctgctgcccatggggCTGCCCGAGAACGTCTCCGTCATCGCCTGGGGGCTCTCGCTGGAGCGGTGAGTTGAGGGGCGACTGGGGGCcccagcagagggagggggccATCCCCGCCCCCGCTGACCCCCCTCTCCTGTGGCAGCCCCACCATGATCAAGTATGGCATCAACAACATCCGGGAGCTGGTGGGGCACCGGGTCAATCTGCAGATGGTCTACGACAGCCCCCTCTGCCGCCTGGACTCCTAGACCCCATCCTGCCCAGGGGGGTGCCCCCTCAATAAAGCCTCGTTGTCCAGCTGGGTGCCTGCATCTGTGCCGGGACAGGGACCACGCGTCGGGtggcgggcggggggagggggattCGCTGTTCCCGGGGGTCCCCACAGCCTCACACAGCTCTGAAAGGAGCCGCACCCACAGACGCTCCAGCCCCGCAGCCATGACCGCGGCTCCCCACGACCCTCTGCGGTGCCTCAGCCCGGCGGCCTCACACCGGGGCACCTCCTCGCTCCTCAGCCGGCCTCCCCCGCCCACAGGCCGCCACCCCGGTGCGTCCCGACCGTACCGTCTCCCGGCGCCATCGCGGCTCCATCTCCTcagcgcccggcccggcccttcCCGCCTTTTCCCGCACCGCCGTTCAatggcccccccccgccgccgcccagGCGGGCGCCGATTGGCCGGCGCAGGTGCCCGTCGCCCACCGAGACCCTGCCCACCGTGCTCTCCTCAGCG is a genomic window containing:
- the FARSA gene encoding phenylalanine--tRNA ligase alpha subunit is translated as MSPSVAELLLQRLEREAAGPDGGLCSLEAAAALGLDHQTLVGAVKSLQALGEVIEAEARAATRWELSPEGAEVLRDGSAEVRLFRSLPAEGLPQSEAMKLPGGSVGFSKAMANKWLRLEKGAPGGPRVFRAVAEVQDGVQQSLRRVQQGEAESLPERDRAELKRRKLLLEVTLKSYWIRKGSAFSTEVARQETELTPEMIATGSWQQRPFKPYNFSALGLPPACGHLHPLLKVRSQLRQIFLEMGFTEMPTDNFVESSFWNFDALFQPQQHPARDQHDTFFLQDPAEAPELPAGYTAKVKKVHSQGGYGSQGYKYEWRLEEARRNLLRTHTTSASARVLYQLARQEKFSPVKYFSIDRVFRNESLDATHLAEFHQVEGVVADRGLTLGHLMGTLRQFFTKLGITQLRFKPAYNPYTEPSMEVFSYHKGLKKWVEVGNSGVFRPELLLPMGLPENVSVIAWGLSLERPTMIKYGINNIRELVGHRVNLQMVYDSPLCRLDS
- the CALR gene encoding calreticulin, with amino-acid sequence MGRGRGRAEGRRAYKKRPRRHSPPQCRAPPGREGVSDRAVPCGTAAMSRLSLPVALGALLALAAAGPTQFFREEFGDGDAWTRRWVESKHKPDYGRFVLTAGKFYGDAEKDKGIQTSQDARFYAISSRFEPFSNRDKTLVVQFTVKHEQNIDCGGGYVKLFPASLNQEDMHGDSEYNIMFGPDICGPGTKKVHVIFNYKGKNVLINKDIRCKDDEFTHLYTLVVRPDNTYEVKIDNGRVESGSLEEDWDFLPPRKIKDPEARKPDDWDERAKIDDPEDTKPEDWDKPEHIPDPDAKKPEDWDEEMDGEWEPPVIQNPEYKGEWRPQQIDNPDYKGKWVHPEIDNPEYSPDPHLYAYDSFGVIGLDLWQVKSGTIFDNFLITDDEKLAEEIGNETWGATKEAERKMKEQQDEEQRKKQEEEEKQQKEEEGDEEGDGDEEEEDDEEEPEAEAEEVAPRDEL